TCGGCGGCCTCGTATTGCCCGCGTGGCACGGCCTGGAGACCGCCGCGGATCACCTCGGCTAGATAGGCGCCCGCGAACAGGATGATCGCGATTTGCGCGCGCAGCAGCTTGTCGATGTTGAATCCGCTGGGCATGAACAGCGGAAACATCACGCTCGCCATGAACAGCAGGCTGACCAGCGGCACGCCGCGGATCAGTTCGACATAGAGCACCGAGAGCGACCGGATCGCCGGCAGCTTCGAGCGCCGGCCGAGCGCGACCAGAATGCCGAGCGGAAAACCGAACGCCAATCCTGATGTCGCGAGGATCAGCGTCACCGGCAATCCGCCCCAGCGATCCTGCGAGACGAAGGGCAGCCCGAACACCCCGCCCCACATCAGCACGCTGGTCAGCACAAGCGCGCCGATCCAGAGCAAGGCGAGCTCACGTCGCCACAGCGCGCGGCGGCTGGACAGATAGAACAGCGTGATGAACAGCGCGACCGACAGCGCCGGCCGCCATTGTTCGTCGAACGGATAGGTGCCGAACAGGATGAAGCGGTACTTTTCGGGAATGATCGCCCAGCAGGCACCTAAACCACGGACGGCCTTGCAGGCGCTCGAATCGTTCGCCGGCGTGAGCCACACCGCGTTCGCAATGCCCCATTGCACGAACCCGATCACGCCTTTGGCCAGCACTGCCAGCAGGACGATGGTCAGGATGCCATTCGGAATCGACGAGAACAGATTGGTACGGAGCCAGCGCAGCACCGGGTTGCCGATTTGCGGGCGGCGGGCGGCGCGCGGCAGGTCGGGCATGTCGGTGATCGCGGTCATGCTCAGCGCTCCGCCAGCGCGATGCGCGCATTGTACCAGTTCATGAAGAAGCTGATGCCGAGGCT
This genomic interval from Bradyrhizobium guangzhouense contains the following:
- a CDS encoding amino acid ABC transporter permease codes for the protein MTAITDMPDLPRAARRPQIGNPVLRWLRTNLFSSIPNGILTIVLLAVLAKGVIGFVQWGIANAVWLTPANDSSACKAVRGLGACWAIIPEKYRFILFGTYPFDEQWRPALSVALFITLFYLSSRRALWRRELALLWIGALVLTSVLMWGGVFGLPFVSQDRWGGLPVTLILATSGLAFGFPLGILVALGRRSKLPAIRSLSVLYVELIRGVPLVSLLFMASVMFPLFMPSGFNIDKLLRAQIAIILFAGAYLAEVIRGGLQAVPRGQYEAADALGLSYWRKHRLVVLPQAIRHVIPPLVNTFIAFFKDTSLVLIIGIFDLLTTAKTAIIDPAWQQFSVEVYIFVAAIYFVFCFAMSRYSRSLEATSGR